In Oryza sativa Japonica Group chromosome 3, ASM3414082v1, one DNA window encodes the following:
- the LOC136355838 gene encoding uncharacterized protein: MYADRRSKEFIDGVHYFLRVAEANRQRGFICCPCNKCKNQKEYSASRTIHFHLFESGFMPSYNCWTSHGEQGVEMEEDEVEDDNIPDFAQYVGFEGNQTGEEEIAADGNDVADDLGQMLQDAREDCESEKEAHKLDKMLEDHRTSLYPGCEQGHKKLDTTLELLQWKAKNGVSDKAFGDLLKLVKNILPGGNKLPETTYEAKKIVCLLGLEVHKIHACPNDCILYRGEEYENLEACPVCKALRYKIRRDDPGEVDGQLTKKRIPAKVMWYFPIIPRLRRLFRNKGNARMLRWHAEERQQDGMLRHPADGSQWRNIDRKFKEFGKDARNIRFGLSTDGMNPFGEMSPKQPGNDIDVYLRPLVEDLKQLWKKEGVPVWDEDKQEEFNLRALLFVTINDWPALSNLSGQSNKGYKACTHCMDETESTYLKHCRKVVYMGHRRFLAANHPVRKKGKHFEHKADHRTNPKHRSGKTVFAMVKDLKVVFGKGPGSQHIESEDGHAAMWKKNSIFWELPYWEFLDVRHAIDKGSHYLSPASYTLSKAEKESMFECLESIKVPSGYSTNIKRIISTKEKKFINLKSHDCHVLMTQLLPVVIRGIFPDNVRATITKLCAFMNAISQKIIDPDRLEALQNEVVQCLVSFELIFPPSFFNIMTHLLCHLVKEIRILGPMYLHNMFPFERYMGVLKKYVRNRARPEASIAKGYGTEEVIEFCVEFIEDLRPIGVPESRHEGRLRGKGTLGRKAIMTVDNNLFRKAHFTVLQHSSLVAPYIEEHLALVRARNIGKGPSGSIATFQGYEINGYTFYTRAQDMKSTNQNSAVRVDAMGHDGTTATYYSAIEDIWELDYGPLKVPLFRCQWVRLTGGGVMIDDSGMTTVDLNKVGYSDEPFVLANDVTQVFFVKDMSSKGKKGRGPDEPKRQVVLPGKRKIVGVEDKTDEDYDQLDGQPPFTVTIDPSILLSNEDTPYSRSDHKEGTIVRRKYVRSTVTADVMP, from the exons atgtacgctgatcggcggtccaaagagtttattgacggcgtgcactattttttgagagtggccgaagctaacaggcaaaggggttttatttgttgtccatgcaataagtgtaagaatcagaaggagtattctgcatccaggactattcatttccacttgtttgagtcggggttcatgccaagctataattgttggacatcccacggagagcaaggtgttgaaatggaagaagatgaagtggaagacgacaatattccggactttgctcagtatgttggatttgaaggaaatcaaacgggcgaggaggaaatagctgctgatggtaacgacgttgcggatgatcttggtcagatgttgcaggacgccagggaagactgcgaaagtgaaaaggaggcccataaattggacaagatgttggaggaccacagaacttcgttgtacccaggttgcgagcaggggcacaaaaagttggataccactctggagttgttgcaatggaaggcaaaaaatggggttagtgacaaggcatttggcgatttattgaaactcgtcaagaacattcttccggggggaaacaaattgcccgagacaacgtacgaggctaagaagatagtctgcctgttaggactggaagttcataagattcacgcatgtccgaacgattgtatcctatatcgcggtgaggagtatgagaacctagaagcatgccctgtttgcaaagcactacgatacaagattagacgggacgatccaggagaagttgacgggcagctaacaaagaagagaattcctgctaaggtgatgtggtattttcctataataccacggctaaggcgtttgttcaggaacaaggggaatgctagaatgttgcgatggcacgctgaagagcgtcaacaggacgggatgctgagacaccccgccgatggttcgcagtggcgaaacatcgacagaaaatttaaagaatttggaaaggacgcacgaaacatacggtttggtttgagtacggatggcatgaatccttttggagagatga gccccaagcaacctggtaacgacatcgacgtgtacctaagaccactggtcgaagatcttaaacagttgtggaagaaggaaggtgtccccgtgtgggacgaggacaaacaggaggagtttaacctacgagcgctgctgttcgtaaccatcaacgattggcctgcacttagcaacctatccggacagtccaacaaggggtacaaggcttgcactcactgtatggatgaaacagaaagtacgtatcttaagcactgtaggaaggttgtatacatgggtcatcgtcgattccttgcagcaaaccacccggtacggaagaaaggcaagcacttcgaacataaggccgaccaccgtacgaatcctaaacatcgcagcgggaaaacagtgtttgctatggttaaagatcttaaagtagtgttcggaaaggggcctggaagccagcatatagagagcgaagatggtcacgcggcgatgtggaaaaagaactctatattttgggagttaccatattgggaattcttggacgtacgccacgcaatcgac aaaggaagccattacttgagtccagccagctacactcttagcaaggcagagaaggaaagtatgtttgaatgcttggagagcataaaggtaccgtctggatactccacgaatatcaagcgaataataagcacgaaggagaagaagttcataaacctaaagtctcatgactgtcacgtgttgatgacacaactgctaccagttgtaataaggggtatctttccagacaatgtccgggcaacaataacaaagctatgtgcattcatgaacgcaatttcgcagaagatcatcgatccggatagattagaagcccttcagaatgaagtggtgcaatgtctcgtcagttttgagttgatatttccaccttcatttttcaatataatgacgcatctgctttgtcaccttgtgaaagagatccgtattctcgggcctatgtacctacacaacatgtttcctttcgagaggtacatgggcgttctgaagaagtatgttcgtaaccgtgctcgtccagaggcaagcatcgccaagggttatggaacagaggaggtcatcgaattttgcgtagaatttatcgaagaccttcgcccaatcggggtacctgaatcacgccatgaagggagactacggggaaagggaactctcggaaggaaagcaataatgacggtagacaacaatttattccgtaaagcccatttcactgttctgcaacactcttcattggtagctccttacatcgaggagcacttggctctagttcgcgccaggaacatcggtaa gggaccgtctgggtctatcgcgacattccagggatatgagatcaatgggtacacattctacacgagagcccaagacatgaagagcacgaaccaaaacagcgctgttcgtgtcgatgccatgggacacgatggaacaactgccacgtattacagtgccatcgaggacatatgggaacttgactatggtcctctcaaggttcctctgttccggtgccaatgggttaggttgactggtggaggcgtaatgattgatgacagtgggatgacaactgttgaccttaacaaggttggatactcggacgaaccttttgtccttgccaatgatgtaacgcaagtctttttcgtgaaggacatgtctagcaaaggaaagaagggcagagggcctgatgagcctaagcgtcaagtggttctcccaggcaaaagaaaaatcgtcggagttgaggacaagactgacgaggattacgatcagttggatgggcaaccccctttcacagtgacgattgaccctagcatcctcctatcaaatgaagacaccccttactcacgcagcgatcacaaggagggaacaatagtgaggagaaagtacgtgcggtcaaccgtcaccgccgatgtaatgccgtaa